From the Caloenas nicobarica isolate bCalNic1 chromosome 2, bCalNic1.hap1, whole genome shotgun sequence genome, the window GAACAAATCCGAATCTGGTTTGCTACGCAGCGTTTGAAGCATGGTATAAGTTGGTCTCCCGAAGAAGTGGAGGAGGCCAGAAAGAAGATGTTCAATGGCACTATCCAGGCAGTTCCCCAAACCATCACCGTCCTGCCAGCTCCTTTGACAACTGCAAAAATGCCCCAGCCCATCATCCAGACAGCTTTGCCTTGTCAGATACTGGGCCAGACTGGTCTGGTTTTGACTCCTGTGTCAAATGGTTCAACTGTTTCTTGTTCACCAATTACGCTTGCTGTTGCCCCAAACCAGGGGCAAAAGAGGACGATACAGACCTTATCGAGCGCCTCAGAGGCCAAGCGTCCTCATGTAGTCCAGGTGCCTGAGATTCCTGCCAAGTTGACTGCTGTTCCGCTGACACCAGCCACTGAGCGAAAAAAGACGAAGGAGCAGATAGCGGAGCTGAAGGCCAGTTTCATGGCAAGCCAGTTTCCCGATGACACAGAAGTCTACCGGCTGATAGAGGCAACGGGTCTCTCCAGGAGTGAGATCAAGAAGTGGTTCAGTGACCACAGGTACAGAAGTCAAAGGGGCATCGTGCACATCCCTGGTGAGGCTTTAGGGAAAGATCAAATAGCACCTTCAGCTGGTCGTCATGGCCGTTCATTTCACCCATACACAGATTTTACTCCCCAGAGATTCAAAGAGAAAACTCAAGAGCAGCTCAGGGCCCTTGAGGAGAGTTTCTTAAGGTGTTCTTTTCCTACCCAAGGAGAATTGGACAGGCTTCGAGTGGAGACTAAGCTGAGTAGAAGAGAGATAGACTCATGGTTCTCTGAGCGGAGAAAGATACGGGACAGCATGGAGCAAGCTGTCTTGGATTCAATGGGATCgtacagaaaaattaaagaacaaGGAACTCCCAATGGTGCAATAAGCCAGGCAGAACtgctgagcagctcccagctccctggTGCTTTATCTGGGTCCTCCACCACGTTTAAGAAAACCCAAGAGCAGATTCATCTACTGAAAAGCACATTTGCAAGGACCCAGTGGCCATCACCCCAGGAGTATGACCAGTTAGCATCTCAGACTGGACTCACAAGAACCGAAATAGTTCGCTGGTTCAAGGAAAACCGGTCTTCACTAAGAACAGGGTCGCTTAAATGGATTGACCAGTATAGGCAGCAGCACATTGTTGATGGTCATAACGAGCAAAGCCAGAAAAAGGGATCAAAACACATCGAGAGTCCAAAGAATGGTAATGAGGTGTCTCGGCAGCATTACCAGGAACATAAAAAACTGAATGAAGAGAATGGGGGCAAGCTAGTGGTGAGAGCAAAAAGAGACTGTGAACCACTGAAAAACTCTTTGTTGGGGAATCAAGCGGAAGGTACGGACAGGTTGGAGTGCAACAGCCACGACGGCCATGGCAGCGAGGAGAACGAGGAGCCGGCAGAGGTCAACTGGGTGGAGGTGACGGTGGGCGAGGATGATGCTGCGTCGGACTGTACGGACAGCTGGAGCCAAACGGCACCTGaaggccaggcagagctggcggACTTTGACTCTGAAAGTATATCTGGAGACAATTCTCATGTATAGACAGGTAAATGCTGATGGTGCCCTGTTTTCTCTGAGCCTGCCTCTGTCTGGGTGTGCTTCCAGCATCCCATAGTCCCTCTTCAGTATAAATCCCCAGAGCCCATCCCTGCCGGATCCGTGTGCCTGCTGGATGTCTGAACACAATGGAGACCCGTCCTGGTTGCAAATTAAAGCAACGCTATGGTAGGGTAGGGGTTAGTGCTGTTTGCCTTGTTTCTTGTCTCCTTGTGGGTCAAGTCCTGGATAAGGGAGTTTGCTGGggtgtgaggtttttttaaacaacctGTTTAACCTCTGCAGAGCTTGATGTGAAACATACCAGTTGAGCCACTCAAAGAAATAGTAGGTAACACTCACTGCCAGTATCCCCCTTGCTAACATCCTTGGTCTCCCATGAATAGAGGCTGTGCCTGGTTTTGCACTTTGAGTTCTTCCTTTGCAGCATCCTGCCCTGCTCAGAATAAAAGGTCACTGGGGGAAGGACGCAGAACAGAAATGCTTCTTTAtgcaaaagcaagcaaaaaaaaaaaaaagttgtaggGACTGAAATGGCTCATGCAAATGTGCTCTCTTCCTCTTGCAGGTGTGAACTGTTTCCAGCTTCGCTTTGTTCTGCTTGCTCACCCTAGAGGCTTAGGAGATGCCCCAGACTAAGCTGTGTGGGTGTTTTAGCGGCTCTTCTTCACAGGATCTTGAATTTAAAAGCAAGCTGCAGGGCCTTTCTTTAAGGGGGTTTTATACGATCTTTCACAGTGTGGAAGGATGTGTTGTTTGGAGACCTGAAGCCTGTTTCTGATCACAGTTGCACAGGTATAAATCTGGAGGAAGCATCATCAGCATTTTTTGACTTGCATGTTGAATTGAGTTCACTGGAGCCTGTAACATTTTGTGCTCAGTATAACCAAGTCTATCTCTCCCAAACTGGAGTCTCCTTAAGCTAGAACTTATCCCACATAAAGCTCAGCACTCTGCACTAACAACCACAATGAGAGAACACCTATTTTAGAAAGAGTTAGTAGTTTTCTGGTGTCTAATAAGTATACTATacttcagcatttctttaaaagaaatatatacaaatttggaaaaaataacaataatttttaaaaagtcaggaCTTAATAGAAGTCCCTCCACACTTGCACTGAAGACTTTTACTATTGCAGCTGGCAGTATTTCAACTATTAATCTGTTGCAGTTTTTCTTACCAAGCCCTGCTCGTGAGCCTAGAGGCCTCCACTTTCTCCTTGTGCAATACTTGGCCAAAAGTCTCCTGGATGTTTTCTCTTGAGGTGAAAAAGGAAACCCTGCAGTGGCTTTATTTTGAACTATGAATTCTGTTGGCaagctttcagaaatgttatCACAGCATCTGTATCACAAAGTCTCTTAAAGCTCTGGAGTGCAATGCAAGGCACGTTCCTGCGTTACGCTTGCAGAAGTTGGTAATTAGGGATGTGAGGAGCGGGTGGTGTTATCTGTGTGGCAAAGGCAGAGATGAGAGGAGGAAGGACACGGAACGTCAGCCGGAGGCACACTGGGCTGCCACGGTTGTGCAGCCACATGAGAAAGGAGAGCCAGGATCTGATCTGCCTTTTGAAATCAAATGCATGATGAATAAATGCATTGTGGGATATTTTTGGGGGTCATTAATCCAGATCATTCCCCCCTTCCAGCTGTGAACATTTGTACTGAggagagggagcagagcaggaatggggaggagggcaggagaaggagggctTGCCTGAAACCATTATTCTGTACAAACCTCTTGTACCATGAAACCCAAGCTCTGCAACAACCCTCTTCCAGCAGCGTaggtttggtgcctgcattttTGTGCTTGTGAGCGATGTAGGGGATGTTGGGGTGAACCTCCTGCCGTTGTGCCCTGGGGCAGATGCTGACTATAAAAGCTCCAGGGCTGTGGAGGTGCTCAAGTGTTATCAGAGAGAAATTTTAATAAGAACCTTGATCACAATTAAACTTTTCTCTGTGTTATCCTTTTGATGAGGAGCTTCCTGGTGGCTGGTTGTAAAACACACCGAGTGGAGCTTCTGCTGCCAAGACCACGTAGTAAGATCTTTGCCCGTTTCTCAGCATGCTGACCTGGGGACTTGACAAAAGCCCAaagtctttttcattttcccttattCTCCCTGTAAGTCTCAGCCCAGAAACGCAAGGTGCCTGCTCTCCAGTGCCTGCATGGAAGCATTGTCACAGGCATTGTGACACAAAAGCTGGAAGCTTTATACCACGCATTGATAGGACCTGTAGAAAAATCACGGCTGTTGTCTCCTTTTGCCTTTAGGATAAGCTTTCATTCTTATCTTACATAATTTTTAACTAAAACTTTGGTGTTAAATTAACAAGGTGTTAGCTTAGGTGACATCCAGGGTGTGACCCAAAAGTGAAGACTGCATAAGACCTGACAGCTTGTTTCTGCCTGTTGTCATAGGaaggtctgatttttttccaaacatcaTACTCCTCAGTACCTCAAAGGGGTTATGTCACTGTCATGGCCACATGTAAGAGGTGGACTGAAGAGCCAGAGTCATTATTATATTAGCTTTCACTGCAGAACTGTACACATGCGAAAGCATGCTCCTTTGATATTCATGgtgttgctgttttctcagcTCGACGTACATAGTTTAAAGTGAACATTTTTTTGGTGGTCGATCTCCATCCTGTTGATGGCTAAATTTGTGTGCAGCTTCTGTAAAACCTGAGCTGTTCCAGACTGTCTCAGTCACACTCTGCTCCAGTGTGTAGCTTTAGGAGCTTCTGAAACTATTAGGGAGTACTTGTGTTACAGCCTAGACAGACCTTATGCCTTAGAAACCTGAGTTTTTTGAAACTAATCTGTGTTCAGCACgttctgctgttgctgcagaTAGTGGGAGTTTCATGAGCGCCTGGCCTTGACGAGAGCAGGATTCGCACTAGGCTCTGAAATACCATCGCTGGCCTAAGAAAAGGCTCTGTTACTAAGTCCGTATCTGAAGCTTTTGGCAAAATTGGATCTCTTTCACAGAGCAGGTCAGGTTTCCTGAACAGTGAGGCTGACAGACCTGTCCTCATAGGATACCAGGGCCTTCAAGATGCCGAGTGGCTGCTGTAGGGTGTGCTAAAGCCATCACTGAAAGTGCTCCACGTGCTTGCAACAAGGCCCAACTGCTCTATCAAGAGAGAGCTTCAGCTCCCTTTCCATCAATAGAGATATTCCCGTCTTCTGACAGCACAGGTCAAAATTAGGTCTTTTGTCCCCATTTGGGCAAGCCTGACAAACAGAAACTGGTCCTAAATTAAATACAGCAAATTGTGGCTCAAACACGAGAGTGGGACTGGAGTGTGCCAGAGTGGTTGGCAGCTACCGCTGGCTTTCTTCACAGCATTGTCTCCCCATGGGTTTTCCCAAGATCAGTTTTTCCTTAGcccagagcttttttttttctcagaaacatccttttcttcccccaccACTACCTTCTCTGCCGTAAGCTTTCTTTTTTAGAGTTGTCTCATGGCCTCCATTTTAAGCCCAAACCCTGCAAGATAAGATGTAGGCACCAAGGTCCATAGCTCACAGTGGGAGTGAGGTAGGTGGACACCCCAGAAGATGTGCGCCCTGGCTCTTGATGGCAGTGACACTGCTCTGTGGAGATGTGCCAAAGAAAACCATGTCTGGGGAGATGGCACACTGCGGGGTAGGGGAAAAGTCTGAAGGAAGTTGCCCCTTGCTTCTGCTGTGTGCATTACACTGGGCATCAGAGGTGGTCTGGGTCCTCTTGGCCTCTCCAATGCCTTTCGCACGACTGTGGGACCTGACATCGCTCTGTTCCTGGTGGGCCAGTGTGTTCCTTGGGGACCAAAACTGGTAAAAGTGAACAGCACAGGGCTTTCCCTCCTTTTCTGTCCAAGTTCTCGATTTTCTTGTGATTTAAGGTTTCATCCGTAAAGCCAGCTATTGTGCCCATTATATTGGGCTCCAGGGTGTTGTCGTGAAGTCAGTGTGGGACTGACCAGTGGTTTTTGCAGAACTTGGGTCAGCCTAAAGCATTTCAAGGCATGAGGCCAAAGTGTGGAGGACTTGCCATTTCCCCTGAAACCAGTAGCCATGTCAGGGACCCAAGCTGTAATGCAATGAAGGGCTTCAGAGGAGGGAACAAAACCCAATGCAGCAATTAAAATTTTCCAGCTAATTAGGAGTAGCAGGAGGCTGTTTGAGGAAAGGATGGGGAGGACTGTCGCCTTAGGTGTTGGTGCAAGCCCGTACCCTTTTACCAGGCTCGACTGCATGACTTTCTGCATTGTAGATGCCAGACAGAGCTTAGTGCTTTTGTGAGAAATGACAGACCAGATAACAACTTTGGTAAAAGGTGTGAAATAGCGGGTTAGCTCAGGTTTCGGTCAGCGCTGCTGCAGGACGAGGGAGGAGGATGGTGCAGGAAAGCCGCCCTGCGCGGCTGGGGCCTGAGTGGGTGCTCGCACTTCTTGCGTGTTCTCACCTCAACGGGGGAAAAACACACTGAACATAATCCTTGTCACAGAGCCCTTGCTCTGCGCTGGGAACTGGGGATATGTGTAGGCAGGTATTTGAAGGCTGGGCTTTCCGgggttattttttaatctctggtCCGTGGTGCAGCCTTTACGTAGGTGCAGGAGTCAGAGCGGAGCCAGGGAGCTGCGCTGCAGAGCGCAGGCACATGCAGTTTTTTCCATTGTCTTGCAGTttgtataattattttctaaagttGTGCAAAGAAGAGTATTTAATGAGAGGACTTACTGGGGAAGAAAGACCTGAAGTCATCTTGCCTTTAGTAGCATCCATCCCACTGTCGCAAAGTAGCGACCCCCAACCCACGTGCACGTTGTCTTTGAGCCAACATGAAATTCTGCTCGAGATCTGCAGTAGGTGAGGGATCAGCAGAGTCAAGGCTGGGCTATATGTCCCTGTTAGAAATCTATAGGAGGTTTTATGATAGCTGGGTGTTATATACAACAGAAATCCAGCACCCTACCGCAGCATTAGGCTGTGACAGGGCAGGCTTCAGGGTACAGTTAATGCAAAATACAGTACTACTGTGCATGCAGGGATGTAAACTGGACGCTGTGGTGGTTGACAGCTCAGATAGTTCTTAGTGCCTCCAAAAATAATATGCTGCCTTTCTAATTTTTGCAGGGGTACTCCTCcactgctctgtcctgatgttGAAGGGGAAACGCTGTAcgaaaatagaagaaaactcTATTTTCCTGCCTGGGGTGAGATAGCATGTTCCAACTTCAAGTCTCAAACCGCGCTTGCGGGGGCACAGCGAGAAATACTCTCATGGAGCATCATCATGGGATCGTTTATAGTGCCAAAGTCCTACTACTGcattgaaagagaaaagaaagaaagagaaaagggttCTTGTACATAGGTTTCTCCTTAGCTTCTCTCCCACCCACTTTCCTACCTAGCCTCTTCCTCTACTGGAACAGATTTGTACAATGTGGaaatttttttaacttcttaatAGGTGCAAGTTATTCTTGCATATAATGCCATTGCAAAAATTTGAgggttggtttggggtgggaAGTGTCTTTtgtgggggaaggaggggagtgtttttgttttctgaagtattttaaaacagatttgcaATCTTTTGGAGTCAACAGCTGAGCCCAGATCCCCACCCCAGTTTACATTTCAGCCCACTTAAACATGTTATAGAGTTGGGGAGGGTCATTCTGGAGTCGTTGaggatggttttttttcctgttgttttgacttttttgtgttgttttatgGCCGCCTGCTACTGGTTGAAGTATTTAagtctctgtttttctgtgtttctacaAGGCGagtcttctccagctcctgtaTTTCGCTTTTCACAAGCCAGCCCCAACTGTGGCTCTCTGAAGATTTGGCTAGAAtgcctgtttggtttttggttttgtttttgtgggggtttttttcttttcttccttttttttttttagcaccaTTTGTTTAAACGTGCAGTACAACCCCCAGAGGGGCTGGAGTGAGGAAATTCAAATGCTTTATAATCCGAACTTGTGTTTCTTTGGCTGGTACAATGGACACCATAACCAACAATCTGTCCTCCAGCTTTAGATGTTGTAGCGCACAACAGAAATTTCTGATTAACCCATGCCATTAAATTTTTAGATCAATCCTAGGTTCCCGAGTGCGCTGGGGTGTCTGTCCATGTATGTGTGCggaggagggagagcaggagcGTGGGTGCCTTGGTGAGCGGGTGCAGGAGCCGTCCGGTTTGTTCCTCTGACGAGCTGGGTTCAGAAAACTTGCCCACCTTTTCATACGCTGCACAAATATGATGCTAGGAAGTTTGAATAAATCCAACTTTTCTAACTTGTTGCTCATTTGTTGTAACTCAATAAAACGAAGGCTAAACATTTTGGTAACCTCTTTCTTGtctcattattattattattattattattatttattattattttattccatttaaaaCGCAAACTCAGGCCCCACCAGCTCTCCCTGGTGCACAAGGACTCAGTGTATTTAGAGCCATGATTAGAGTTTTAACTGGTTTTTCAGTAATCAGCTTGGCAAACACTAACCAGATTAAAATGAACTTGGTGAACTACTGATATTTATTTCCCTGGTGTTAGATGGCTGTTACCTGTGCCAGGGGTCTGGGTAGCACCTGGgaatggggatttgggggtacCTTTATTTTGGTTGCAGTCACAAGCtcaatgaatgaatgaatgaaaccATCCCCATGACTCACCCAtatggaattattttcattaatcaTCAGCACAACATTTAAGTGTTGAGGGAGGTTTGCAGTGGGCGGGGGCGAGTGCTTGCTGACTTTCCTTGCAATGAATTCGTCTAGTTCGTTTCCGAAGAGGAGCAACTGAACGTGGCTGTGTTTGCACAACACGGGCCAACAGCAAGAGGTGGGGAAGCGACCGCAGCTCCTCTGcgggcagaggcagctggagggTGAGTGTGCACGTCCCGTCACGCTCGGGGCTGCACATCGTGCTCCTGTGTGCGTGGAGGCAGATGCCCAGGCAGGCACGTCCATACCCCCTGCGCAAGTTGTCAAATTGATGGATGCCAGCGTCAGGTGGCCAAAACGAAAATGCCTCTGAGGATGCTCCTGCGGGACTCCAGAGGTGTAAGTGAAACTAATTGCCACTTCTGTCTGCTTTGCTTACATGAAAGGATGCTAATATTTTAATTGCCCTTGCGCGTGGTTTTTAACAGCCACTTGGTGGCTTAATATTCCCGTTGGCATCTCCCTTGTCTGATGTGCGCATACGTCTGTGTGTCTGGAGCGCTGACCTACTttgcttccccagcagcactccCAGGGAGCTCAGCAGGAGgtttaggaagaaaaagaccCACCTGGGTTTTCTGTGTAGAGCCCCAGACACAGTGAGATGAGTGGCCAGGATGCTTTAGCATCTCTGCAattcaaataaaacaatagCAGGGGCCCTGGAGTCTGTCATCGCACAGATAATAAAGCCGAAGCTCTCCCACAGCAAACAAAAGGGCTTGCAAAAGGCTGGCACGGCCTTTGCTGGCGGCAGAACGGCAGCACCGGGTGGGTTTGTGCAGGTTGTGGTGCGATACCAACCCTTCAGACGCCAGGTTTTAGTGGGGAAAGCCGATCCGGTGGCCCCTTTTTTTAGCTTAAAGCAACCCAGGTCTGCACAAAGATTGCTTCAGTGTGGCTGCCGGAGCGGGTTCACAAACCGGGCACTGCCAGCagcctttgtttttaattaataccGACGCAGTGACGGCGTTTCTAGGAGAGTCCAACCGGCGAGGCACAATCGGGGCATTGTTTGTATGCGGCGGCCGTGAGGGACGGCCTTGGCCGTGGGGGTTCATTGCACACAGATGAAAATAGGCTGCTGACACCGAGTTTCCCCGCCAGCCTGGCGTTTGCACCACGgcgcagccctgcagccagggggtggctggggacacCTTTCCTGGGCAGGGTCCCCTGGGACCTGCAGGCCCTGGTGCTCCGGTTTTGATCGACATCTTTCACAATGTGTTTTAACCTAAGTCCCTTGAAATGTTCTAACCGGAAGAAATCTAGttaacacaaaaccacaaaaaatcagatttttgcaCCAATgcaatccttttttttaatgttgtggcTTGTAGAAAAATCGGTAACTTGGAAGTCAGGAACAACTTGAATTAGGTGGCCTCTACTTTGATAATTTAGTCGTCTTGTATGCTGGCAAGAGGATGGTTTTTCATTATATACACGTATACATTACTTCTGCCTGGTCCATAAGATGCAGAGCAGAATGCTGCTCAGTAAATATGCTGCTGTTAGCTCCTTACTGCTGTCAGAGATGTGGGGACTACAAGCGTGTAATAACTCACGTACAATTTAGGACAGGTCAGACAAACCTTATGAAAAGTGATCATGGTGAGAGACCACCTGGATAGCATAGAATAACAGcttcacagaatggtttggatcAGAAGGAACCTTCCAAGATCATCTCATCCGATGccactgccatgggcagagacatCTTTCCCTACA encodes:
- the ZHX2 gene encoding zinc fingers and homeoboxes protein 2, coding for MASKRKSTTPCMVRTSEVMEQEGTEGAEAPKEKGAGAPQQDSQKNWPSESSVKDCEVVEAKPPAENQSKKPQGGYECKYCPYSTQNLNEFTEHVDTQHPNVILNPLYVCAECNFTTKKYDSLSDHNTKYHPGETNFKLKLIKRNNQTVLEQSIETTANDVTVTSGGLENAECEDSLHGGISASKTPMMKPGKPKGETKKGPKKPEEGVKENHVGGTVPRIITEATEAIACINGDLLHDVLAHIMPSVQLPPNINLVPKVPVPLNSTKYNSALDTNATMINSFNKFPYPTQAELSWLTAASKHPEEQIRIWFATQRLKHGISWSPEEVEEARKKMFNGTIQAVPQTITVLPAPLTTAKMPQPIIQTALPCQILGQTGLVLTPVSNGSTVSCSPITLAVAPNQGQKRTIQTLSSASEAKRPHVVQVPEIPAKLTAVPLTPATERKKTKEQIAELKASFMASQFPDDTEVYRLIEATGLSRSEIKKWFSDHRYRSQRGIVHIPGEALGKDQIAPSAGRHGRSFHPYTDFTPQRFKEKTQEQLRALEESFLRCSFPTQGELDRLRVETKLSRREIDSWFSERRKIRDSMEQAVLDSMGSYRKIKEQGTPNGAISQAELLSSSQLPGALSGSSTTFKKTQEQIHLLKSTFARTQWPSPQEYDQLASQTGLTRTEIVRWFKENRSSLRTGSLKWIDQYRQQHIVDGHNEQSQKKGSKHIESPKNGNEVSRQHYQEHKKLNEENGGKLVVRAKRDCEPLKNSLLGNQAEGTDRLECNSHDGHGSEENEEPAEVNWVEVTVGEDDAASDCTDSWSQTAPEGQAELADFDSESISGDNSHV